A single window of Moorena sp. SIOASIH DNA harbors:
- the phoU gene encoding phosphate signaling complex protein PhoU translates to MSERSHFQRSLKRLAQDVLRMGALVEQSFRLSHQALFERNLETAQHLASLDKRIDGYYHQIEMECVTLMALQSPVAQDLRLLSAFMQLVRDLERIGDYAEDLGELSIKLFPYPPHACMPEVELMSHHAQAMLATSLKALADLDAIAGQTVKKLDDTVDDAYDQVYQTLASQRDIKGVVEPILLLGLVIRHLERMADHATNIGQRVSYIVTGQRSGVIQSR, encoded by the coding sequence ATGTCTGAGCGTTCTCACTTCCAGCGCTCCCTGAAGCGTTTGGCACAAGATGTTTTGCGTATGGGGGCTCTGGTAGAGCAATCTTTTCGACTGAGCCATCAAGCCCTCTTTGAGCGCAATCTCGAGACTGCCCAACATCTTGCCTCTCTTGATAAGCGCATTGATGGCTACTATCACCAAATTGAGATGGAATGTGTCACCTTAATGGCTCTGCAATCTCCCGTTGCCCAAGATTTACGGCTTCTGAGTGCCTTTATGCAACTAGTACGAGACTTAGAGCGCATTGGTGATTATGCTGAAGACCTCGGAGAACTATCAATAAAGCTATTTCCTTATCCACCCCATGCCTGTATGCCAGAGGTGGAACTTATGTCTCATCATGCCCAAGCTATGCTGGCCACAAGTTTAAAAGCCCTAGCGGATTTAGATGCCATTGCTGGGCAAACGGTCAAAAAGCTGGACGACACCGTAGACGATGCCTATGACCAAGTGTATCAAACCTTGGCCAGTCAGCGGGATATCAAGGGTGTTGTTGAACCAATTCTTTTACTAGGACTAGTGATTCGCCATTTAGAACGAATGGCTGACCATGCTACCAATATTGGTCAACGAGTCTCTTATATTGTCACTGGTCAACGTTCAGGAGTTATTCAAAGCCGTTAG
- a CDS encoding iron uptake porin → MSTSFWNTIKYSPAFLGASLLVANSAYGAPSLEESSTETQVASQELTVAQATSESNSQILKQINIYNNEGKDVDAIDQVTSVSQLRDVSPGDWAYEALRSLVERYGCIAGYPNRTFRGNRATTRYEFAAGLNACLNQIERLIAASTADFITREDLETLQRLIQEFEAELATLGARVDNLEGRVAFLEDHQFSTTTKLKGEVLFTFAGAFGEEQADGSGDGIDENITFSNRVRLNFDTSFTGKDRLRTRLQAGNFTSLAGVTGTDMARLGHDAGGGNDVEINDLYYRFPIGKKFRGYVGTSGLDLNNIFNPTNPFLASSGSGGLSRFVRRNPLTLRGAEGAGAGFSYKFSDALKLSLLYLADDGDAPNPGEGLGLFNGSYSAGAELAISPIDNLDLSLIYVRSYQREGDINLSGSTGSPLAKRPFGNGVPTSANRFGAQASLRLSSQIHLGGWFGYIDAIAEDDNGTVSEGDNADIFTWAANLSFVDVGKEGAVFSIAGGMPPKATEIDGGNEDDDTSYLIEAQYKFPITKNILITPGAYVIFNPNHDDDNDTIWVGAIRTTFKF, encoded by the coding sequence ATGTCAACAAGTTTTTGGAATACGATCAAATATAGTCCCGCTTTCCTAGGGGCTTCACTGCTGGTGGCTAACAGCGCCTATGGTGCTCCCAGCCTTGAGGAATCTTCTACTGAAACTCAAGTGGCTTCACAAGAGCTAACGGTTGCCCAGGCTACCAGTGAGTCTAACTCGCAAATTTTAAAACAAATCAATATCTACAACAACGAGGGCAAGGATGTCGATGCGATAGACCAGGTCACCAGTGTTTCCCAACTGCGGGACGTATCTCCTGGTGACTGGGCTTATGAAGCTTTGCGCTCTCTGGTAGAACGGTATGGTTGTATCGCTGGTTATCCTAACCGCACATTCCGTGGAAACCGGGCAACTACCCGTTATGAATTTGCGGCTGGTTTGAATGCTTGCTTGAACCAAATTGAGCGGTTAATTGCGGCTAGCACTGCTGATTTTATTACCCGAGAAGACTTGGAAACCCTGCAACGGCTGATTCAAGAGTTTGAAGCAGAACTGGCAACCCTAGGGGCACGGGTGGATAACTTAGAAGGTCGGGTGGCTTTCCTAGAAGACCATCAGTTTTCCACCACCACCAAACTCAAAGGGGAAGTTCTGTTTACCTTCGCTGGTGCCTTTGGGGAAGAACAAGCTGATGGTAGTGGGGATGGCATTGATGAAAACATTACCTTCAGCAACCGGGTACGTCTGAATTTCGATACCAGCTTCACCGGTAAAGACCGCTTGAGAACTCGTTTGCAGGCAGGAAACTTTACTAGTCTCGCTGGTGTGACTGGTACTGACATGGCTCGCTTGGGTCATGATGCTGGTGGTGGCAACGATGTTGAGATTAATGACTTGTACTACCGTTTCCCCATTGGTAAGAAATTCAGGGGTTATGTGGGAACCTCTGGCCTTGACTTGAATAACATTTTCAACCCGACCAACCCCTTCCTGGCAAGCAGTGGCAGTGGTGGCTTATCTCGGTTTGTCCGCCGTAACCCCCTAACCCTTCGCGGAGCAGAGGGAGCTGGTGCCGGTTTCAGCTATAAATTTAGTGATGCCTTGAAACTATCACTACTTTATTTGGCTGATGATGGTGATGCGCCTAATCCCGGTGAGGGCTTAGGATTGTTCAATGGTTCCTATAGTGCTGGTGCTGAACTGGCTATTTCCCCCATTGATAACTTGGATTTATCTTTGATCTACGTCCGTAGCTACCAGCGAGAAGGGGATATCAATCTTTCCGGTAGCACTGGTAGTCCCTTAGCTAAGCGCCCTTTCGGCAACGGCGTGCCTACCTCGGCTAATCGCTTTGGAGCACAAGCGAGTCTTCGCCTTAGCTCACAAATTCATCTCGGCGGTTGGTTTGGTTATATTGATGCGATCGCAGAAGATGATAATGGTACGGTGTCTGAAGGTGACAATGCTGACATTTTCACTTGGGCAGCCAACCTGTCTTTCGTCGATGTTGGCAAAGAGGGAGCTGTGTTCAGTATTGCCGGGGGTATGCCACCTAAGGCTACCGAAATTGATGGGGGTAACGAAGATGATGATACTTCCTACCTGATTGAGGCACAGTACAAATTCCCGATTACCAAGAACATTCTGATTACTCCAGGAGCCTACGTGATTTTCAATCCTAATCACGATGATGACAATGATACGATTTGGGTTGGAGCCATCCGTACCACCTTTAAATTCTAG
- a CDS encoding iron uptake porin, whose amino-acid sequence MSTSFWNTIKYSPALLGASLLVANSAYGAPSLEESSTETQVGQQELTVAQATSESNSEILKQINIYNNEGRDVDSIDQVTSVSQLRDVSPGDWAYEALRSLVERYGCIAGYPNRTFRGNRATTRYEFAAGLNACLNQIERLIAASTADFITREDLETLQRLIQEFEAELATLGARVDNLEGRVAFLEDHQFSTTTKLKGEVLFTFAGAFGEEQADGSGDDIDQNITLSDRVRLIFDTSFTGKDRLRTRLQAGNFTSLSDVTGTDMARLGHDADGGNDVEITKLYYRFPIGTKLTAYVGTADLDIDDIFDPTNPWLESSGTGALSRFNRRNPLVYRGPEGAGGGFRYKFSDSLNLSLLYLADGDDAPSPAQKDGLFNGAYSAGAQLGISPIDNLEISLTYVRSYQPGGEPDDDNEVNLSGSTGSSLAKRPFGDTATSANRFGAQASFRLTEQIHIGGWFGYLDAIAEDDNGTVSEGDNADIFTWAANLSFVDLGKEGAVFSIAGGVPPRATEIDGTEQEDDDTSYLIEAQYKFPITKNIMITPGAYVIFNPNHDDDNDTIWVGAIRTTFRF is encoded by the coding sequence ATGTCAACAAGTTTTTGGAATACGATCAAATATAGTCCCGCTTTGCTAGGGGCTTCACTGCTGGTGGCTAACAGCGCCTATGGTGCTCCTAGCCTTGAGGAATCTTCTACTGAAACTCAAGTGGGTCAACAAGAGCTAACTGTTGCCCAGGCTACCAGTGAGTCTAACTCGGAAATTTTAAAACAAATCAATATCTACAACAACGAGGGCAGGGATGTAGATTCGATAGACCAGGTCACCAGTGTTTCCCAACTGCGGGACGTATCTCCAGGAGACTGGGCTTATGAAGCTTTGCGCTCTCTGGTAGAACGGTATGGTTGTATTGCTGGTTATCCTAACCGCACATTCCGTGGAAACCGGGCAACTACCCGTTATGAATTTGCGGCTGGTTTGAATGCTTGCTTGAACCAGATTGAGCGGTTGATTGCGGCTAGCACCGCTGACTTTATTACCCGGGAAGACTTGGAAACCCTGCAACGGCTGATTCAAGAGTTTGAAGCAGAATTGGCAACCCTAGGGGCACGGGTGGATAACCTAGAAGGTCGGGTGGCTTTCCTAGAAGACCATCAGTTCTCCACCACCACCAAACTCAAAGGGGAGGTTCTGTTTACCTTCGCTGGTGCCTTTGGGGAAGAACAAGCTGATGGTAGTGGGGATGACATTGATCAAAACATTACCTTAAGCGATCGCGTACGTCTGATTTTCGATACCAGCTTCACTGGTAAAGACCGGTTGAGAACTCGTTTGCAGGCAGGAAACTTTACTAGTCTCAGTGATGTGACTGGTACCGATATGGCTCGCTTGGGTCATGATGCCGATGGTGGCAACGATGTTGAAATTACTAAGTTGTACTACCGTTTCCCCATTGGTACAAAATTGACGGCTTATGTGGGCACCGCTGACCTTGACATAGATGACATTTTCGACCCGACCAACCCCTGGCTGGAAAGCAGTGGCACTGGTGCGTTATCTCGGTTTAACCGTCGTAACCCCCTAGTCTATCGGGGACCAGAGGGAGCTGGTGGCGGTTTCAGGTATAAATTTAGTGATTCCTTGAATCTATCACTACTTTATCTAGCTGATGGGGATGATGCTCCTAGTCCTGCTCAGAAAGATGGATTGTTCAATGGTGCCTATAGTGCTGGTGCTCAACTGGGTATTTCACCCATTGATAACTTGGAGATATCTTTGACCTACGTCCGTAGCTACCAGCCAGGAGGCGAACCAGACGATGACAACGAAGTCAACCTTTCCGGTAGCACTGGTAGTTCCCTGGCTAAGCGCCCCTTCGGCGACACCGCTACCTCTGCCAATCGCTTTGGAGCACAAGCCAGTTTTCGCCTGACCGAACAAATTCACATCGGCGGTTGGTTTGGTTATCTTGATGCGATCGCAGAAGATGATAATGGTACGGTGTCTGAAGGTGACAATGCTGACATTTTCACTTGGGCAGCCAACCTGTCTTTCGTCGATTTAGGCAAAGAGGGAGCTGTGTTCAGTATTGCCGGGGGTGTGCCACCTAGGGCTACCGAAATTGATGGTACCGAACAAGAAGATGATGATACTTCCTACCTGATTGAGGCACAGTACAAATTCCCTATTACCAAGAACATCATGATTACTCCAGGAGCCTACGTGATTTTCAATCCTAATCACGATGATGACAATGATACGATTTGGGTTGGAGCGATCCGTACCACCTTTAGATTCTAG
- a CDS encoding iron uptake porin, which translates to MSTSFWNTIKYSPALLGASLLVANNAYGAPKLEASSTETLPAPQELSVAQATGESKGESNSEILKQINLYNSNSTDVDSIDQVTSVSQLRDVSPGDWAYEALRSLVERYGCIAGYPNRTFRGNRATTRYEFAAGLNACLNQIERLIAASTADFITREDLETLQRLIQEFEAELATLGARVDNLEGRVAFLEDHQFSTTTKLQGEVLFTFAGAFGEEQADGSGDDIDENITLSNRVRLNFHTSFTGKDRLRVRLEAGNFTQLSDVTGTDMARLGHDADSGNDVEIPDVFYRFPIGTKFTAYVGTSGLALDDLFDPTNPFLESSGIGALSRFNRRNPVTHRGPEGAGGGFTYEFSDALNLSLLYLADDGDAPSPAEGDGLFNGAYSAGAQLGISPIDNLEISLTYVRSYQPGEDVNLSGSTGSDLAKQPFGETATSANRFGAQASLRLSSQIHLGGWFGYVDAIAEDDNGAVSEGDNADIFTWSANLSFVDFGKEGAVLSFAGGVPPRATEIDGTDAEDDDTSYLIEAQYKFPISKNITITPGAYVIFNPNHDDDNDTIWVGAIRTTFRF; encoded by the coding sequence ATGTCAACAAGTTTTTGGAATACGATCAAATATAGTCCCGCTTTGCTAGGGGCTTCATTACTGGTGGCTAACAACGCCTATGGTGCTCCCAAGCTTGAGGCATCTTCTACTGAAACCCTTCCGGCTCCACAAGAGCTATCGGTTGCCCAGGCGACCGGTGAGTCTAAGGGTGAGTCTAACTCGGAAATTTTGAAACAAATCAATCTCTACAACAGCAACAGTACTGATGTAGATTCGATAGACCAGGTCACCAGTGTTTCCCAACTGCGGGATGTATCTCCTGGTGACTGGGCTTATGAAGCTCTGCGCTCTCTGGTAGAACGCTATGGCTGTATCGCTGGTTATCCTAACCGCACATTCCGTGGAAACCGGGCAACTACTCGTTATGAGTTTGCAGCTGGTTTGAATGCTTGCTTGAACCAAATTGAGCGGTTAATTGCGGCTAGCACCGCTGACTTTATTACCCGGGAAGACCTGGAAACCCTGCAACGGCTGATTCAAGAGTTTGAAGCGGAACTGGCTACCCTAGGGGCACGGGTGGATAACCTAGAAGGTCGGGTGGCTTTCCTAGAAGACCATCAGTTCTCTACCACCACCAAACTCCAAGGGGAGGTTCTGTTTACCTTCGCTGGTGCCTTTGGGGAAGAACAAGCTGATGGTAGTGGAGATGACATTGATGAAAACATTACCTTAAGCAACCGGGTACGTCTGAACTTCCATACCAGCTTCACCGGGAAAGACCGGTTGAGAGTTCGTTTGGAGGCAGGAAACTTTACTCAACTCAGTGATGTGACCGGTACCGACATGGCTCGCTTGGGTCATGATGCGGATAGTGGCAACGATGTTGAAATTCCTGACGTTTTCTACCGTTTCCCCATTGGTACAAAATTCACGGCTTATGTGGGAACATCTGGCCTTGCCTTGGATGACCTTTTTGACCCGACGAACCCCTTCCTAGAAAGCAGTGGCATTGGTGCCTTATCCCGGTTTAATCGCCGCAACCCCGTAACTCATCGCGGACCAGAGGGAGCTGGTGGCGGTTTCACCTATGAATTTAGTGATGCCTTGAATCTATCACTACTTTATCTAGCTGATGATGGCGATGCGCCTAGTCCTGCTGAGGGAGATGGATTGTTCAATGGTGCCTATAGCGCTGGCGCTCAACTGGGTATTTCCCCGATTGATAACTTGGAGATATCTTTGACCTACGTCCGTAGCTACCAGCCAGGAGAGGATGTCAACCTTTCCGGTAGCACTGGTAGTGACTTGGCCAAGCAACCCTTTGGGGAGACGGCTACTTCTGCTAATCGCTTTGGAGCACAAGCTAGTCTTCGCCTGAGCTCACAAATTCACCTAGGCGGTTGGTTTGGTTATGTTGATGCGATCGCTGAAGATGATAATGGTGCGGTGTCTGAAGGTGACAATGCTGACATCTTCACTTGGTCAGCCAACCTGTCTTTCGTCGATTTTGGCAAAGAGGGAGCTGTGCTGAGTTTTGCTGGAGGTGTGCCACCTAGGGCTACGGAAATTGATGGTACTGATGCAGAAGATGATGATACTTCCTACCTGATTGAGGCACAGTACAAATTCCCGATTAGCAAGAACATCACGATTACTCCAGGAGCCTACGTGATTTTCAATCCTAATCACGATGATGACAATGATACGATTTGGGTTGGAGCGATCCGTACCACCTTTAGATTCTAA
- a CDS encoding Rpn family recombination-promoting nuclease/putative transposase, whose amino-acid sequence MRFISPKTDFAFKKIFGSDQSKDILISFLNAMIYSGNSVIQDLEIIDPYSAGDVVDLKDTYLDVKAVLEDGTTVIIEMQLWNVEAFEKRVVYNLCKTYGNQLKLGQGYFDLNPVIALTITDFKLFPSTEKVISCFYFQEEEDHLPYQENELKLVFVELPKFTKQLEELETVIDKWIFFIKEAPNLEIIPDKLRDIPQLEKALTIANQAGLSVSEVEKLCKQEMALEDARGALSLAKREGREEGERNLLLRLLERRFGKLTSNAITLIEALSHQDLEGLSEAIWDFKTSNDLLHWLQEHSK is encoded by the coding sequence ATGAGATTCATCAGCCCGAAAACTGACTTTGCTTTCAAGAAAATCTTTGGCTCAGATCAGAGTAAGGATATTCTGATTTCTTTCCTCAATGCCATGATCTACTCCGGTAATTCCGTCATCCAGGATTTAGAAATTATTGACCCCTATAGTGCTGGAGATGTAGTGGATTTAAAAGACACTTATCTGGATGTTAAGGCAGTATTAGAAGATGGAACGACTGTCATCATTGAAATGCAACTGTGGAATGTAGAGGCTTTCGAGAAGCGAGTGGTTTATAACTTGTGCAAAACCTATGGGAATCAACTGAAATTGGGACAAGGATATTTCGATCTCAATCCGGTCATTGCTTTAACCATCACGGATTTTAAGTTATTCCCCTCAACAGAGAAAGTAATTAGCTGTTTTTACTTTCAAGAAGAAGAAGACCATTTGCCTTATCAGGAAAATGAATTAAAACTGGTGTTTGTGGAACTTCCGAAATTTACTAAGCAACTGGAAGAGTTGGAAACTGTGATAGATAAGTGGATATTTTTTATCAAAGAAGCGCCCAACTTAGAAATCATTCCTGACAAGCTCAGGGACATCCCACAGCTAGAAAAAGCCTTAACTATAGCAAATCAAGCGGGGTTGAGTGTCTCAGAAGTGGAAAAACTCTGCAAACAGGAGATGGCCTTGGAGGACGCGCGAGGTGCATTGAGTTTAGCGAAAAGAGAAGGACGAGAAGAAGGGGAAAGAAATTTACTATTGCGACTGCTTGAGAGGCGTTTTGGTAAACTCACAAGTAATGCGATAACATTAATCGAAGCCTTGAGCCACCAAGACCTAGAAGGTTTATCAGAAGCCATCTGGGATTTTAAGACCAGTAATGACTTACTCCACTGGCTGCAAGAGCACTCAAAGTAA
- a CDS encoding MvdD family ATP-grasp ribosomal peptide maturase — protein MTVLIITHSQDNESIPLVLKAIQEKGEKAFRFDTDRFPTEVQLDIYYGKNTDGKNTERLILKSEEEKLDLQDVSAVWYRRIAMGARIPSTMDPQMRQASVQESRVTIQGMIASIDGFHLDRVPVVEQAKNKQLQLKVARELGIDTPLNLTTNNPAAVVEFAKECESGIITKMLSSFAIYDQQGEEQVVFTNPVKPEDLDNLDGLRFCPMTFQEHLPKALELRTTVVGKQVFTASIDSQQFPGARYDWRRRGVDSLNAWQPYQLPQELEEKLLKLMDYFGLNYGAIDIILTPDGRHVFLEVNPVGEFFWLELCPGLPISQAIADVLLNLVPRRS, from the coding sequence ATGACAGTTTTAATTATTACCCATAGCCAAGACAACGAAAGCATTCCCCTAGTGCTAAAAGCCATTCAAGAAAAAGGGGAGAAAGCCTTTCGATTTGATACTGACCGATTTCCCACGGAAGTCCAACTAGATATTTACTACGGTAAGAATACAGATGGTAAGAATACAGAAAGACTAATCCTGAAGTCTGAGGAAGAAAAGCTAGATTTGCAGGATGTCTCAGCAGTTTGGTATCGGCGCATTGCCATGGGGGCAAGAATTCCCAGCACCATGGATCCCCAAATGCGGCAAGCTTCTGTACAAGAATCCCGTGTAACTATCCAAGGTATGATTGCCAGTATCGATGGCTTCCACTTGGATCGGGTTCCTGTGGTTGAGCAAGCCAAGAATAAGCAATTACAGCTAAAAGTAGCAAGGGAACTCGGGATAGATACTCCCCTTAACCTGACCACTAATAATCCAGCAGCAGTGGTGGAATTTGCCAAAGAATGTGAGTCGGGTATAATAACCAAAATGCTTTCATCCTTTGCCATCTATGATCAGCAGGGAGAGGAGCAGGTAGTGTTTACCAATCCGGTCAAACCGGAGGATTTGGACAACTTGGATGGATTAAGGTTCTGTCCAATGACCTTTCAGGAACATCTCCCTAAGGCACTAGAGTTACGAACCACAGTTGTCGGTAAGCAAGTGTTTACTGCTTCGATAGACTCTCAACAGTTTCCAGGTGCTCGTTACGACTGGCGACGGCGGGGCGTTGATTCCCTAAACGCTTGGCAGCCCTATCAGCTGCCCCAGGAGCTGGAAGAAAAGTTGCTGAAGCTAATGGATTACTTTGGCTTAAACTATGGCGCGATTGATATTATTCTAACTCCCGATGGTCGCCATGTATTTCTTGAAGTCAATCCAGTGGGAGAATTCTTCTGGCTTGAGCTTTGCCCTGGCTTACCAATTTCCCAGGCTATTGCTGATGTTTTGCTTAACTTAGTCCCTCGCCGTTCTTAG
- a CDS encoding MvdC family ATP-grasp ribosomal peptide maturase, producing MNRSRDIIILITHSGDYFTIDRVAEALSKRGAKPFRFDTDQFPSKVQLAAGISSEGLSYQLDYSGQSITTEDVQGVWMRRLWHPQVSPDLAPQFQDACVRESLATIDGFLDNLNHARWVDRLERIREAENKPRQLRIANEVGLLVPRTLVTNNPDRMRGFFAEVGGKMVAKLLTPLSYSMEASSFFLYTSVVKEEDLQEAEMLRYSPMVFQEEIPKHRELRITFVAGNLFVGALDASRYSATTMDWRSAKPEDCAWEPDQLPSEVAHCLNALMARLGLTYGAIDMIVTPDGEYVFLEVNPTGEWGMLERDLGYPISDAIADALLSDVVN from the coding sequence ATGAACCGATCCCGTGATATAATCATATTAATCACCCACAGTGGCGATTACTTCACTATTGATAGAGTGGCGGAAGCCCTATCAAAACGAGGGGCTAAACCCTTTCGCTTCGATACCGATCAATTTCCCAGTAAGGTGCAACTAGCAGCCGGGATCAGTAGCGAGGGGCTTAGTTACCAGTTAGACTATAGTGGACAGTCGATTACAACCGAAGACGTGCAGGGGGTATGGATGCGCCGACTCTGGCATCCACAAGTCAGCCCAGACTTAGCTCCCCAATTCCAAGACGCTTGCGTTAGGGAATCATTAGCAACGATTGATGGTTTCCTAGATAATCTCAACCATGCTCGTTGGGTAGATAGGTTAGAACGAATCCGAGAGGCAGAAAACAAACCACGTCAACTCAGGATTGCTAATGAAGTTGGTCTGCTCGTCCCCCGCACTCTGGTCACGAATAATCCAGATCGGATGCGGGGTTTCTTCGCGGAGGTTGGAGGAAAGATGGTGGCTAAGTTGCTTACTCCTCTTTCCTACAGTATGGAAGCTTCTTCTTTTTTCCTATATACCAGCGTTGTGAAAGAGGAAGACCTCCAAGAGGCAGAAATGTTGCGCTATAGTCCCATGGTCTTCCAAGAGGAGATTCCTAAACACCGGGAGTTGCGAATAACATTCGTGGCGGGAAATCTATTTGTAGGGGCTCTCGATGCTTCTCGGTATTCTGCAACAACGATGGATTGGCGGTCTGCTAAACCAGAAGACTGTGCTTGGGAACCTGATCAATTGCCCAGTGAGGTTGCCCATTGCCTGAATGCTTTGATGGCAAGGTTGGGACTAACCTATGGCGCTATTGATATGATTGTCACCCCAGATGGGGAGTATGTCTTCCTAGAAGTTAACCCCACTGGCGAATGGGGCATGCTAGAGCGAGATTTGGGTTACCCCATTTCTGATGCGATCGCAGATGCCTTATTGTCTGACGTTGTCAATTAA
- a CDS encoding transposase encodes MNCTPEQKEKLRAVTLAYRDALNYTSKLAFDKGKLSYAAKLQKQVYYDIRERFRLPAQMACNVPRQVAAIYKNLWMKVERNATHLQSGITNKRYQGLDTPPKFIARTCTFSYKRDYSFVKGKASLVTLEGRIKVDYSGYQKHLDLIHSGVAKIGTAIICYAETTKTYYLLVSLELDVPDIKPEAIKRVVGVDVGQRYLAVTFDTNNTPVFFSGKSVIHRANRYYKTKQTLQRKGTRSASRRLKVLSKRERRFNADINHCIAKRVVIPGSLIGLENITHNRDRIKPIKLGHEPSKKNCKAQINKKIWEFTKLHYFIDYKAVLGGALAIRVDADFTSQSCPRCGHTSKANRPNNGLDFDCIACGYKLHADLVGAKNIALRTLLLRQDFERTGRLSTVPDVSQDETKTLD; translated from the coding sequence TTGAACTGCACACCGGAGCAAAAGGAAAAGCTTCGTGCAGTTACTTTAGCCTATCGTGATGCCTTGAACTATACATCGAAATTGGCGTTTGACAAAGGCAAGCTTTCTTATGCGGCTAAGTTACAAAAGCAGGTTTACTACGACATTCGAGAACGCTTTAGGTTACCAGCCCAAATGGCATGTAATGTACCTCGACAGGTAGCTGCAATCTATAAAAATCTCTGGATGAAAGTAGAGCGTAATGCTACTCACTTACAATCCGGGATTACCAACAAGCGGTACCAAGGGTTAGATACCCCGCCTAAATTCATAGCTCGGACCTGTACGTTTAGTTACAAGCGTGACTACTCCTTTGTTAAAGGTAAAGCTAGCCTAGTTACCTTAGAAGGTCGCATAAAAGTTGACTACTCCGGATATCAAAAACACTTAGACTTGATTCATTCAGGTGTTGCTAAAATAGGTACAGCAATAATTTGCTATGCTGAAACAACCAAGACTTACTATTTACTAGTAAGCTTAGAGTTAGATGTACCCGATATTAAACCTGAAGCGATCAAACGTGTTGTTGGTGTGGATGTAGGTCAGCGCTATCTAGCAGTAACGTTTGATACGAATAACACACCGGTTTTTTTTTCTGGCAAGTCAGTAATTCATAGAGCTAATCGTTACTATAAAACGAAACAAACTCTACAGCGAAAAGGCACTCGTTCGGCTAGCAGACGGTTGAAAGTCTTGTCAAAACGAGAGAGACGGTTTAACGCTGATATTAATCACTGTATTGCCAAACGTGTAGTGATTCCTGGCTCATTGATTGGCCTAGAAAATATCACCCATAATCGTGATAGAATTAAGCCAATAAAACTAGGGCATGAACCATCTAAAAAAAACTGTAAAGCCCAGATAAATAAAAAGATTTGGGAGTTTACTAAGTTACATTACTTCATTGACTATAAAGCCGTTTTAGGTGGCGCTTTAGCGATTAGAGTTGATGCTGATTTTACCTCCCAGTCATGTCCCCGTTGTGGTCACACCAGTAAAGCCAATCGACCCAATAATGGATTAGATTTTGATTGCATCGCTTGTGGATACAAACTACATGCTGATTTAGTCGGAGCCAAGAATATCGCACTGAGAACGCTCCTCTTGAGGCAAGACTTTGAGAGGACGGGGCGACTTTCAACCGTCCCTGATGTGTCCCAGGATGAAACCAAAACTCTAGACTGA
- a CDS encoding microviridin/marinostatin family tricyclic proteinase inhibitor has translation MSNMDKPEENSQAVPFFARYLEGQWCEELSEEEMDDVRGGRGFPVTEKYPSDHEEGGGCFTDKYPSDQEDGGGGPIFTKKYPSDHEEAMTRKYPSDHEDGGGGPIVMTLKFPSDEEDTPQK, from the coding sequence ATGTCTAATATGGACAAACCAGAAGAAAATTCCCAAGCAGTTCCCTTTTTTGCCCGCTACCTAGAAGGGCAATGGTGCGAAGAGCTATCTGAAGAGGAAATGGATGATGTTAGAGGGGGTCGCGGATTTCCGGTCACAGAGAAGTACCCCTCAGATCACGAAGAAGGTGGCGGATGCTTTACCGACAAGTACCCCTCAGATCAGGAAGATGGTGGCGGTGGTCCAATCTTTACTAAGAAGTATCCATCTGATCACGAAGAGGCGATGACACGGAAGTACCCATCGGATCATGAAGATGGTGGCGGTGGTCCAATTGTGATGACCCTGAAGTTCCCTTCTGATGAGGAAGACACTCCCCAGAAGTAA
- a CDS encoding microviridin/marinostatin family tricyclic proteinase inhibitor: MSDMNKPEENSQAVPFFARYLEGQFREDLSKEEMEAVKGGSQFPIPSITRKSPSDLEDWLPVTQNKFLDDVVVTMKAPSDNDEEIILGFNK, encoded by the coding sequence ATGTCAGACATGAACAAGCCAGAAGAAAATTCCCAAGCAGTTCCCTTCTTTGCCCGCTACTTGGAGGGACAATTTCGTGAAGATTTATCTAAGGAAGAAATGGAAGCTGTCAAAGGGGGTAGTCAATTTCCTATTCCCAGTATCACCAGAAAGTCCCCATCTGATCTGGAAGATTGGTTGCCAGTAACCCAGAATAAGTTTCTAGATGATGTAGTTGTGACTATGAAGGCTCCATCGGATAATGACGAAGAAATTATATTAGGTTTCAATAAGTAA